The following coding sequences lie in one Ostrea edulis chromosome 8, xbOstEdul1.1, whole genome shotgun sequence genomic window:
- the LOC130049620 gene encoding uncharacterized protein LOC130049620 — MYIAGSSNCSTKLLIKILTAVNVNVNGELHKSTGHAFQLTKAIRNGDISAADRIRSASNALEAKRIGDVVKTNSSWETEKVEVMTTIIEAKFKQVKSFRDTVQKLDPNTTVVEATQDDFWGSGLDEAATLNTRPKAWPGLNKLGKIIKTVAKKQLKKPRSNSVPTQPARKSSRNKQQEITTFVSQLKDGNNKRSRDNLTTDDGDYRSDMDSD; from the coding sequence atgtacattgctggatccagtaattgCTCTACCAAGCTCCTCatcaaaatattaacagctgttaATGTAAATGTTAATGGAGAGTTACATAAATCTACAGGGCATGCCTTCCAGCTCACAAAAGCAATACGGAATGGCGACATATCAGCGGCTGATCGTATTCGTTCCGCATCTAATGCTTTAGAAGCAAAGCGCATTGGTGATGTCGTGAAGACTAATTCGTCTTGGGAAACAGAGAAAGTTGAGGTCATGACAACAATTATTGAAGCGAAATTCAAGCAGGTGAAATCTTTCAGAGATACAGTACAAAAGCTTGACCCTAACACAACTGTGGTAGAAGCTACACAGGACGATTTTTGGGGGAGCGGTTTGGATGAAGCTGCCACGCTTAATACACGCCCAAAGGCCTGGCCGGGCTTAAACAAGCTTggtaaaatcattaaaactgtCGCTAAAAAACAATTGAAAAAGCCACGGAGCAACTCTGTACCTACGCAGCCAGCCCGAAAATCATCCAGAAACAAGCAGCAGGAGATCACGACTTTTGTTAGCCAGTTGAAAGATGGTAATAACAAACGGTCACGTGACAACCTGACCACTGATGATGGAGACTATAGGTCAGACATGGACAGTGATTAA